Proteins encoded in a region of the Streptomyces sp. NBC_01298 genome:
- a CDS encoding sensor histidine kinase, which translates to MRARLLPLLVVLMAGVLLALGFPLAVALAAGQQQRVVVDRIDDSARFAALTQFVIDAEGSKSSGADERLETLKQELARYQQLYGIRTGIFRRDGNAIARSSDGWKLPAEWEADDAFIQALAGRRSHDPGQVWPWQTNGKLLVASPVVLDGDVVAVVATESPTDQMRARTLRGWLLIAAGLSAAMLVAFGAALRLTSWVLKPVQTLDAAAHGIATGRMNSRVAAGGGPPELRRLARSFNEMADNVEEVLEQQRAFVADASHQLRNPLAALLLRIELLALELPEGNEEIASVRTEGKRLTQVLDDLLDLALAEHAAAEISLIDIAGLAAERVTAWRPFAEEKGVRLTGTGRSAATGWADPIALSSALDAVIDNALKFTPEGEAVEVALSVEGDRVLIVVADRGPGLTEEELLRIGDRFWRSGRHQNIKGSGLGLSISRILLAAGGGSLSYEKNPPHGLRVTLAVPRTDPAAGPE; encoded by the coding sequence GTGCGCGCCCGTCTGCTCCCGCTGCTCGTCGTCCTGATGGCGGGCGTCCTGCTCGCCCTCGGCTTCCCGCTCGCGGTGGCCCTGGCCGCGGGACAGCAGCAGCGGGTGGTCGTCGACCGGATCGACGACAGCGCCCGCTTCGCCGCGCTCACCCAGTTCGTCATCGACGCCGAGGGCTCGAAGTCCAGCGGTGCCGACGAACGCCTCGAAACCCTCAAGCAGGAACTGGCCCGGTACCAGCAGCTGTACGGGATCCGCACCGGCATCTTCCGCCGGGACGGCAACGCCATCGCCCGCTCCTCCGACGGGTGGAAGCTGCCGGCGGAGTGGGAGGCGGACGACGCCTTCATCCAGGCGCTCGCCGGACGCCGCAGCCACGACCCCGGCCAGGTGTGGCCCTGGCAGACCAACGGCAAGCTCCTCGTCGCCTCCCCGGTCGTCCTCGACGGGGACGTGGTCGCCGTGGTCGCCACCGAGTCGCCCACCGACCAGATGCGCGCCCGGACCCTGCGGGGCTGGCTGCTCATCGCCGCCGGGCTCAGCGCGGCCATGCTCGTGGCCTTCGGCGCGGCCCTGCGGCTGACCAGCTGGGTGCTCAAGCCCGTACAGACCCTGGACGCCGCCGCCCACGGCATCGCCACCGGGCGGATGAACTCCCGCGTCGCGGCGGGCGGCGGTCCCCCGGAACTCCGCCGCCTGGCCCGCTCGTTCAACGAGATGGCCGACAACGTCGAAGAGGTGCTGGAACAGCAGCGCGCCTTCGTCGCCGACGCCTCCCACCAGCTGCGCAACCCGCTCGCCGCACTGCTCCTGCGGATCGAACTGCTCGCCCTCGAACTGCCCGAGGGCAACGAGGAGATCGCCTCGGTGCGGACCGAGGGCAAGCGCCTGACCCAGGTCCTGGACGACCTGCTCGACCTGGCCCTGGCCGAGCACGCCGCCGCCGAGATCAGCCTGATAGACATCGCGGGGCTGGCCGCGGAGCGGGTGACCGCCTGGCGGCCGTTCGCCGAGGAGAAGGGCGTGCGGCTCACCGGGACGGGGCGGAGCGCCGCCACCGGCTGGGCCGACCCGATCGCGCTCTCCAGCGCGCTCGACGCCGTCATCGACAACGCCCTCAAGTTCACTCCCGAGGGTGAGGCCGTCGAGGTGGCGCTCTCCGTGGAGGGCGACCGGGTGCTGATCGTGGTCGCCGACCGGGGCCCCGGGCTCACCGAGGAGGAGCTGCTGCGGATCGGGGACCGGTTCTGGCGCAGCGGACGCCACCAGAACATCAAGGGCTCCGGGCTCGGCCTCTCCATCTCCCGCATCCTGCTCGCGGCGGGCGGCGGGTCCCTCTCCTACGAGAAGAACCCGCCGCACGGGCTGCGCGTGACGCTGGCCGTCCCGCGCACCGATCCCGCCGCCGGCCCCGAGTGA
- a CDS encoding amino acid ABC transporter ATP-binding protein: MSGVSVTKDVQDAAGAADDLVVLSNVNKHFGALHVLQDIDLSIARGEVVVVIGPSGSGKSTLCRTINRLETIDSGSITVDGKQLPSEGKALAKLRADVGMVFQSFNLFAHKTVLQNVMLGQLKVRKADSAAALEKAKSLLDRVGVGSQADKYPAQLSGGQQQRVAIARALAMDPKVMLFDEPTSALDPEMINEVLEVMQQLAREGMTMVVVTHEMGFARSAANRVVFMADGKIVEEATPEQFFSNPRSDRAKDFLSKILHH, encoded by the coding sequence ATGAGCGGAGTATCAGTGACCAAGGACGTGCAGGACGCGGCCGGTGCCGCGGACGACCTGGTCGTACTGAGCAACGTCAACAAGCACTTCGGCGCGCTGCACGTGCTTCAGGACATCGATCTGAGCATTGCCCGCGGTGAGGTCGTCGTCGTGATCGGCCCTTCGGGGTCGGGCAAGTCCACGCTGTGCCGGACCATCAACCGCCTGGAGACGATCGATTCGGGCAGCATCACCGTCGACGGCAAGCAACTGCCGTCGGAGGGCAAGGCGCTGGCGAAGCTGCGCGCCGATGTGGGCATGGTCTTCCAGTCGTTCAACCTCTTCGCGCACAAGACGGTGCTGCAGAACGTGATGCTGGGCCAGCTCAAGGTCCGCAAGGCGGACTCGGCGGCGGCGCTGGAGAAGGCGAAGTCCCTCCTCGACCGGGTGGGTGTCGGCTCGCAGGCCGACAAGTACCCGGCGCAGCTCTCGGGCGGCCAGCAGCAGCGCGTGGCGATCGCACGCGCCCTGGCGATGGACCCGAAGGTGATGCTGTTCGACGAGCCGACCTCGGCCCTCGACCCGGAGATGATCAACGAGGTGCTGGAGGTCATGCAGCAGCTCGCCCGGGAGGGGATGACCATGGTCGTCGTCACGCACGAGATGGGCTTCGCCCGCTCCGCCGCGAACCGGGTCGTCTTCATGGCCGACGGAAAGATCGTCGAAGAGGCCACGCCCGAGCAGTTCTTCAGCAACCCGCGGAGCGACCGCGCCAAGGACTTCCTCTCGAAGATCCTGCACCACTGA
- a CDS encoding glutamate ABC transporter substrate-binding protein, which produces MKLSKVGAAAAIAVALALTATACGGDSDKTAGDGGSSAGAKKDKIVIGIKFDQPGVGLKTPDGKFTGFDVDVATYVAKELGYTPEQIEFKQAVSAERENLIANGDVKLVVASYSINDKRKARVDFAGPYFLAHQDLLVRADDTSITKAEDLNKKKLCSVTGSTSAQNVKDKLAPQADLQQVGGYSECLTGLENKTIDALTTDNSILAGYAAQDKNKGKFKLVGLSLSNENYGIGLKKGDKELQTKVNAAIKKMEADGAWAAAIEKNFGPAGYKAEPAPAVTEGS; this is translated from the coding sequence ATGAAGCTCTCCAAGGTCGGCGCGGCCGCCGCCATCGCCGTTGCTCTCGCCCTGACCGCGACCGCCTGTGGCGGCGACAGCGACAAGACCGCCGGTGACGGCGGCTCCTCGGCCGGTGCCAAGAAGGACAAGATCGTCATCGGCATCAAGTTCGACCAGCCGGGTGTGGGCCTCAAGACCCCCGACGGCAAGTTCACGGGCTTCGACGTGGACGTGGCGACGTACGTGGCCAAGGAGCTCGGCTACACGCCGGAGCAGATCGAGTTCAAGCAGGCCGTCAGCGCCGAGCGCGAGAACCTGATCGCCAACGGCGACGTGAAGCTGGTCGTCGCGAGCTACTCGATCAACGACAAGCGCAAGGCGCGCGTCGACTTCGCCGGCCCGTACTTCCTCGCGCACCAGGACCTGCTGGTCCGCGCCGACGACACCTCGATCACCAAGGCCGAGGACCTCAACAAGAAGAAGCTCTGCTCGGTCACCGGCTCCACCTCGGCGCAGAACGTCAAGGACAAGCTGGCCCCCCAGGCCGACCTGCAGCAGGTGGGCGGCTACTCCGAGTGCCTGACCGGCCTGGAGAACAAGACCATCGACGCGCTGACCACGGACAACTCGATCCTGGCCGGCTACGCGGCGCAGGACAAGAACAAGGGCAAGTTCAAGCTGGTCGGGCTGAGCCTGAGCAACGAGAACTACGGCATCGGTCTGAAGAAGGGCGACAAGGAGCTCCAGACCAAGGTCAACGCCGCCATCAAGAAGATGGAGGCCGACGGTGCCTGGGCCGCGGCCATCGAGAAGAACTTCGGCCCGGCCGGCTACAAGGCCGAGCCGGCGCCCGCGGTCACCGAAGGCAGCTGA
- a CDS encoding amino acid ABC transporter permease — protein MFDFLDSGQYDVLGAFWVTVQLTLYSAVGSLIWGTVLAGMRVSPVPVMRGFATAYVNLVRNTPLTVLIIGCSLGLNQTLGVTLGGGTFKEIGFRLAVLGFIAYTGTFVCEAIRSGINTVPVGQAEASRALGMSFLQTLTLIVLPQAFRAVIAPLANVLIALTKNTTVAAAISVAEAALLMKEMVENEPQSLFAVFGVFALGFVLLTLPTGLLLGWVAKRVAVKR, from the coding sequence GTGTTCGATTTTCTTGATTCCGGGCAGTACGACGTGCTCGGAGCCTTCTGGGTGACGGTTCAGCTCACCCTCTACTCGGCCGTCGGGTCCCTGATCTGGGGCACCGTGCTGGCCGGGATGCGGGTCAGCCCGGTCCCGGTGATGCGGGGCTTCGCCACCGCGTACGTCAACCTCGTGCGCAACACCCCGCTGACCGTGCTGATCATCGGGTGTTCGCTGGGCCTCAACCAGACCCTCGGCGTCACCCTGGGCGGCGGCACCTTCAAGGAGATCGGCTTCCGGCTCGCCGTCCTCGGGTTCATCGCCTACACCGGCACCTTCGTCTGCGAGGCGATCCGCTCGGGCATCAACACGGTCCCGGTCGGCCAGGCCGAGGCCTCCCGCGCCCTGGGCATGAGCTTCCTCCAGACGCTCACCCTGATCGTGCTCCCCCAGGCGTTCCGGGCGGTCATCGCGCCGCTCGCCAACGTGCTCATCGCCCTCACCAAGAACACCACGGTGGCGGCGGCGATCAGCGTGGCCGAGGCCGCGCTGCTGATGAAGGAGATGGTCGAGAACGAGCCGCAGTCGCTGTTCGCCGTCTTCGGCGTCTTCGCCCTCGGCTTCGTCCTTCTGACCCTGCCCACCGGCCTGCTCCTGGGCTGGGTTGCCAAGCGAGTGGCGGTGAAGCGATGA
- a CDS encoding amino acid ABC transporter permease — MTSVLYDAPGPKAKARNWIYSGIFLVVAAAVAWWVLSALADKNQLEADKWSPFFTGEVWTTFLLPGLGETLRAGAISMLIALPLGALLGMGRLSDHAWVRSIVGTWVEFFRAIPVLMLMLFGSAFYVQYTGVDSEVRPLYAVVTGLVLYNSAVIGEIVRAGVESLPKGQTDAAKAIGMRKGQVMTYVLIPQAVTAMLPALVSQLVVILKDTAIGGAVLGLAELLTQYRQISANFSNTIPTLIVIAAIYIAVNFALTSFASWMEGRLRKSKRTTDATVPITLDAGNNSAGG, encoded by the coding sequence ATGACCTCCGTGCTGTACGACGCCCCGGGCCCCAAGGCCAAGGCGCGCAACTGGATCTACAGCGGGATCTTCCTCGTCGTGGCCGCGGCCGTCGCCTGGTGGGTGCTGTCCGCCCTGGCGGACAAGAACCAGCTCGAAGCCGACAAGTGGAGCCCCTTCTTCACCGGCGAGGTGTGGACGACCTTCCTGCTCCCCGGACTCGGCGAGACCCTGCGGGCCGGCGCCATCTCCATGCTGATCGCCCTGCCCCTGGGCGCCCTCCTCGGCATGGGGCGGCTCTCCGACCACGCGTGGGTACGCAGCATCGTGGGCACCTGGGTCGAGTTCTTCCGGGCCATCCCGGTCCTGATGCTGATGCTCTTCGGCTCCGCCTTCTACGTGCAGTACACGGGCGTGGACTCCGAGGTGCGGCCGCTGTACGCGGTGGTCACCGGGCTGGTCCTGTACAACTCCGCGGTCATCGGCGAGATCGTCCGGGCCGGCGTCGAGTCGCTGCCGAAGGGCCAGACCGACGCCGCGAAGGCGATCGGCATGCGCAAGGGCCAGGTCATGACCTACGTCCTGATCCCGCAGGCCGTGACCGCGATGCTGCCCGCGCTGGTCAGCCAGCTCGTGGTGATCCTCAAGGACACCGCCATCGGCGGTGCGGTCCTGGGCCTCGCCGAACTGCTGACCCAGTACCGGCAGATCTCGGCGAACTTCAGCAACACCATCCCGACCCTCATCGTGATCGCGGCGATCTACATCGCGGTCAACTTCGCCCTCACCTCCTTCGCCTCCTGGATGGAGGGCCGGCTGCGGAAGTCGAAGCGGACCACGGACGCGACCGTCCCGATCACCCTCGACGCGGGCAACAACAGCGCCGGCGGGTGA
- a CDS encoding FAD-dependent monooxygenase — translation MDPVIVVGAGPVGLSMSLALAGQGVPCVVLDEGSGKDELRPARTVALHADTAAMVHRLGCTTLRDEGAYFTAWRTMRGGRESQRITFEDGPAPIHLPQHALTRGLRDAAAAHPLVQLVTESKIDALEQDDRGVTAHTRGAETTWWRGSHLVGCDGARSTVRKLLGIRFPGRTAVERHAVAALRTELPWPGEALLHRSPPEEVTARPLADGVYRLDWLLPARGDLVTPDALVTRIRDSLAVWCGGTTPPYELLDTGVHTLHHRLARRWRDGRCFLAGDAAHLLGALGTQGVEEGLRDAENLAWKLSLAWHQGASEELLDSYEAERRRAVAARLRAADQAMPVLRTGGGLRAYLPGASRAAELLLADGHLGRGPLGAEPVYAPPVAVHDVPTATEPGGPVENVPVTAPDGSTVPLRDQLGRGRLLVVLVAPGTGVWDRRHWVGAGLMPRLAAAVSALPVRAELLVADGYPGAAAHTVLLVRPDGHLSATFAGVQPAELYEAADAVRRGAPEAPPTRAAPRALPAAAPVID, via the coding sequence ATGGACCCGGTGATCGTCGTCGGCGCGGGGCCCGTCGGACTGTCCATGTCCCTCGCCCTGGCCGGCCAGGGCGTGCCCTGCGTCGTCCTCGACGAGGGATCCGGCAAGGACGAGCTCCGCCCCGCCCGCACCGTCGCCCTGCACGCCGACACCGCCGCGATGGTGCACCGGCTGGGCTGTACGACCCTGCGCGACGAGGGCGCGTACTTCACCGCCTGGCGCACCATGCGCGGCGGCCGCGAGTCCCAGCGGATCACCTTCGAGGACGGCCCGGCGCCGATCCACCTGCCCCAGCACGCCCTGACCCGCGGACTGCGCGACGCCGCCGCCGCGCACCCCCTGGTCCAACTGGTCACCGAGAGCAAGATCGACGCCCTGGAGCAGGACGACCGCGGGGTCACCGCCCACACCCGGGGCGCCGAGACCACGTGGTGGCGCGGGAGCCACCTGGTCGGCTGCGACGGGGCCCGCTCCACCGTGCGCAAGCTGCTCGGCATCCGCTTCCCCGGCCGCACCGCCGTGGAACGGCACGCCGTCGCCGCCCTGCGCACCGAACTGCCCTGGCCCGGCGAAGCGTTGCTGCACCGCAGCCCGCCCGAGGAAGTCACCGCCCGGCCGCTGGCCGACGGGGTGTACCGGCTGGACTGGCTGCTCCCGGCGCGCGGCGACCTCGTCACCCCCGACGCGCTGGTGACCCGGATCCGCGACAGCCTCGCGGTGTGGTGCGGGGGCACGACACCCCCGTACGAGCTGCTCGACACCGGGGTCCACACCCTGCACCACCGCCTCGCGCGGCGCTGGCGCGACGGCCGCTGCTTCCTCGCCGGGGACGCCGCGCACCTGCTCGGCGCGCTCGGCACCCAGGGCGTGGAGGAGGGGCTGCGCGACGCGGAGAACCTCGCCTGGAAGCTCTCCCTGGCCTGGCACCAGGGGGCTTCCGAGGAACTCCTCGACAGTTACGAGGCCGAGCGCCGCAGGGCGGTGGCCGCCCGGCTGCGCGCCGCCGACCAGGCCATGCCCGTCCTGCGCACCGGGGGCGGCCTGCGCGCCTACCTCCCCGGAGCCTCGCGCGCCGCCGAACTACTCCTGGCCGACGGCCATCTGGGCCGCGGCCCGCTGGGCGCGGAGCCGGTGTACGCCCCGCCCGTGGCCGTCCACGACGTGCCCACCGCCACCGAGCCGGGCGGGCCCGTGGAGAACGTCCCGGTGACCGCGCCCGACGGCTCGACGGTGCCGCTGCGCGACCAGCTGGGGCGGGGCCGGCTCCTCGTCGTCCTCGTCGCCCCGGGCACCGGGGTCTGGGACCGGCGGCACTGGGTGGGCGCCGGCCTGATGCCCCGCCTCGCGGCGGCGGTCTCCGCGCTGCCGGTCCGGGCGGAGCTGCTCGTGGCGGACGGCTACCCGGGGGCGGCGGCGCACACCGTGCTCCTCGTGCGACCGGACGGGCATCTCTCCGCCACCTTCGCCGGGGTCCAGCCGGCCGAGCTGTACGAGGCCGCTGACGCGGTCCGCCGCGGCGCGCCGGAAGCTCCCCCGACCAGGGCGGCCCCCAGGGCCCTGCCCGCCGCCGCACCCGTGATCGATTGA
- a CDS encoding cysteine dioxygenase: MSAPTHAPAPATAPASGPAVSAVSAADLLAFTRRIASDPELIAALPLDPEGRTWIRLDGPGGSEAWLIGWPPGTGTGWHDHAESRGAFTTALGRLTENSLAVRLPSEGWQSLSLAPDVDRTRALDAGTGRAFGEHHVHEVLNESATEHAISVHAYYPPLPLIRRYSRTGPVLTLEQVERPADWQ; encoded by the coding sequence ATGTCTGCACCCACGCACGCCCCTGCCCCGGCGACGGCTCCGGCTTCCGGCCCGGCCGTCTCGGCCGTCTCGGCGGCGGATCTCCTCGCCTTCACCCGGCGCATCGCCTCCGACCCCGAGCTGATCGCCGCCCTCCCGCTCGACCCCGAGGGCCGGACGTGGATCCGCCTCGACGGCCCGGGCGGCAGCGAGGCCTGGCTGATCGGCTGGCCGCCCGGCACCGGCACCGGCTGGCACGACCACGCCGAGTCGCGGGGCGCGTTCACCACCGCGCTCGGGCGCCTCACGGAGAACTCCCTGGCGGTCCGCCTCCCTTCGGAGGGCTGGCAGTCCCTGTCCCTGGCCCCCGACGTGGACCGCACGCGCGCCCTGGACGCGGGCACCGGGCGGGCCTTCGGCGAGCACCACGTGCACGAGGTGCTGAACGAGTCCGCGACGGAGCACGCGATCTCCGTCCACGCGTACTACCCGCCGCTCCCCTTGATCCGCCGCTACAGCCGCACCGGCCCGGTGCTCACGCTGGAGCAGGTCGAGCGTCCGGCGGACTGGCAGTGA